The window ATTGATAGTTCATACTTTGAATATTTGGAAGAAAAATTTTCAAAAGAATATGATACTGAAGAATATTATTATGAAGATGACTTAAGTAGTTTAATATATGATGATGATTTAGTAGAATTAACCTCAGAAGAAAATGAATATATATCAGAAATTCTTAAAAAAAGCTTAAATGAAGTAGAAAAAGAAATAGAAATAAAAAAAGTAGAAAACTCAAAACTTGACTATAAAGTTTTCTTCAATAATTTAATAAATTCAAAACAAAAATTTAGCAAATTCTATGAAAGAATTAATTTTCATTCCTTAAATGAAAAACGAAAAATATCTGAAAAAATATTATTAGAAGTTGGTAAAGAAAAAAGTAGCTTTTTGAAGTCCTTGAGTGAAGATGTGTCAAATTTAATATCAGACAATTCTAAAGAAATTGTTGAAGATTTTTTTAAATGTTTTATCCTTACACTTTTAGATAGAACTTCATTAAAAAATTTAAAAGAATATGTAATTTATTTATTTGAACTTGATTTCCCTAAAGAAAATAAATTACAAACTTGAACTGATTCTAATTTTAAAATCTCAAGAAAAAAAGAAAAAGAAAAATTGCAAATGATTTTTAAAAATGAAATTCATAATGAAATACAAGAAAAATCACAAAAGACTTTGAAAGAGAAAATTTATAAAGAAATAAAAGAAAAATTCAAGGCCCAGATTGAAAATGAAATTTCTCGCAACAAAGATGGAAATAGAAATAATAAAATCCAAGGAAGATGTGCAGAACATTCTCTTTTTATGAACTTTTTTTCAGAAAAATATGATAGTCAAAATTTTCAAAATACAAATTCATTCAAAGACCTAAAGTGTTTCATAGAAAAATATAATAGTAAAGAAAGGATGCAATTATTTGAAAATAATAGTAATAAAATTAACAAATGAAAAAAAGACATCAATTTAAAATGGTTTAATCTAGAAAAAGAAAACAGACATTTATCTGACATTTCTATTACTGTTCCTTGAATTTTGGCAGAAAATATTAAATACAGTTCTAAAGCAGACATTTATATTGAAGTTAAATCCACTGTCAATCAGTTTAGACTCCTTAATCAACAATTTTTTATTAACTGGCTTGAAAGAAAATGTGAACCCAAAAAAGCTGATAAACCTTTTCAAGACACAATAAATATTTCAAAAAATGAGTTATTGGGAATTTGTAGCAATAAAAATTATAAATTATACAAGATTTATGGTTATGACCTGATTGTCGACAATAAAAAAGAAGTTATAAGTAATGATAAAAAAGAAAATGGAAATTATGGAAGTGGAAATGGTGATAAAGAAATTAAAGTGAAGATAGTGGATAATTTTTTTATTCTTTTGTTAGTAATATTTTATATTATTTCAAGTGATAATTTTAATTTGAATGATGAAGATATAAAAAATGTAAAAAAGGCTTTCCATATAAAATAAAAAAATCTAATAAAAATCAATCATAAAATATTTTAAAGTTAATCTTTAGCTGAAAGAAAACTAAAAAGATAATAGTGTAATAACTAATATCACCATAATTGAACTTCAAATAAATAATAATGTTATTATAAAAATAAAAAAATCCATTTAACTTAATAAATGGATTTTTTTATTTTTAAATGGAGCAGATGACGAGAATCGAACTCGCGTCTCGACCTTGGCAAGGTTGCATTCTACCATTGAACTACATCTGCAACTAACATTTATTATTATATAATAATTTGGTTTTTTTGAATACTTAATTATTATATAAAAGTAATAAAAAGCCTATTAATTGATAACATACCAAACCAATAATTTTAATTATTAAATATAGTCACACAGCAACTAAACTTGTTAAAACTTAAGAATTTTTAATTGCTAAAAATTTTAATAACTTAATTCTATAAAAAATAATTCAGCAAATTATTTGATATTATCTAGAATATATTTTTTATAAGCAAATTCCTATGTTAGTTGAATTTTATAAACTCATAAAAAATAATCTAAATTTATAAATAAGGTTTTAATTAAGGAGAATATTGTGTTTAAAAGTAAAGCACATGCATTTAGCTCTATTAATGCTTTAAGCAAAGGAAATTACTGTTCAAATTTTACTGCCCAAGAAATATTAAAAGAGGGTAATTTTGGAATTGGAGCTTTTGAATCTTTAAATGGTGAACTTATTATAGTTCATGGAAAAGCTTATCAAATCATTGATAATACCAATGTAATTTTATGTAATTCAAATGTAAATATATCTTATGCATTTGTTTGTAACCATGACTATAAAGGATTTGGATACAAATTTGAAAACTTAACTAAACAATCTTTAGAAAATAAACTACTAAAGATTTTTGATACAAAAAACTTAATACAAGCTGTCTATGCTAAAGCTATAGTAAAGCAATTACATTCAAGAACTTTCATTAGGCAAGAAAAGCCATATGTTGAAATACAAAAAATTAAAGAATTACAATCAGAAATTTGGATTCAAAACAAAGAAATAGAATTAGTCGGTTTTTACACTCCTAGTTTATTTTCTAATTTTAATATTGAAGGTTTCCACTGACATTACATTAGTCAAGATAAAGACTATGGTGGTCATGTTATAGATATGGAATTAGAATCAATCAGTTTAATTATTAAACCCATTCATGATCTTAACTATCATTCCCCAGTTTGTTTAGAATTTTTAGAATTAGACTTATCAGAAAATAAGTAATTAAATTATCAAATTCTTAAAACTACATTAAAATTTTTATGATTGTTTATAATCATAAAAATAGGGGTATAGTTCAATGGTAGAACAGCAGACTCCAAATCTGCGTGTTGTGGGTTCGAGTCCTGTTACCCCTGCCATTAAAATCTAAAATCTTATTGTGTTTTTTAATACAATAAGATTTTTTATTATTGAATTTTAATTTAGACTCATTACTGAAGATTAAGTATTTCTATTAGAAAAAATACATATTTTTTAAGATGTAAAATAAATGAATATTCATTTAAAGATAAAGCTGTTTTAGTGGTAGGTGAAGTTAGGAGAATAGGACTTGAAACTGTTAAAATTTTGCAACATCAAATACAACATTAGTAGTTGTTGGTTATAATAAAAAGTTATAAAAATAGTTGCATATAAAGAACTTAGAGAATTCGATACACTATCAAATGTTATAAAAGTGATGTGTCAAATGAAGTTGGCATAAAAATCTTAATTAATGAAATTAGAAAGTCATCGGAAAATTAGATGTATCATGTGTGCATGCTAGTAGTGATACAAAATTAGCAGATATAGTTAGAAAAGATTTTGATTGCATTGTTAATATTAACTTAGGTGGCATTTATAACTGTATAAAATATGAGATAGCACAAATGTTAAAACAATCTAATAAAGGTGTAATTGTTAATTGCTTTTCACAAAGTGGTGTTGTGGGGTTAGTAGGTGTTTCAGTTTATACTAAAAGTAAACATGCAGTATTTAGATTAACTAAATGTTCTGTTTTAAAATACTAGAAGCAGTATTAGAATAAATGTAACTATCTAGATAACAAATACTTCTATGGTTACTAATGTTGTTAAAATGGTACCTGAACACATGGATAAAGTAATTGATGATATCCTATTAGAAAAAAATTGGAAAAGCAAATAAGATAGTTTCTTTAGCACTATGATTATCTAGTGAATATGATGGTTTTGCAATATGGTAAACCTTTATAGTAGATGGTGGATATACAATAGTTTTGAATACCAAAGAAAAGGATAATCATTAATTTTATTATCTTTTTATTTTTTGTAGTTAATGAAAATTCTATTATTCACTAATAACATATTGATATTATTTCCATCCAACTATATTTCCATATAGTTAAATTTCACTATACAAAAATATAGTTGTTTTTACTATATGAAAATATAGTTAAAACTTAAACAAATAACATAATAGCAAAAAACACTCCATTTAACTGGAGTGTTTTTGTTGCTTTATTAATGATTCAATTTACTATAATGCAATTGATGAATGAAGTTTAGAAACTAATTCTTTAGCTGAATCTGCAATTGATTCAGAAGATAATTCTTTTGATATTTTTTGAATTTTATCTTTATAAATCAAGTACACAATTCCAGGAATTAAAATTCCACCACCAATAAAGTTACCTAAGATTGAAGGAATTATATTAACCCCTAAAAATAAGTATGGTGTTTCTACAGGTAAAAAAGTTTGCCCACTTTGAGCTAATATATTAGCAGAATCCATTCCAGATGAAACAACTAATGATTGTGAAATATTACAGAAAAACAATATTAAGTTAGCTACACAGTGTGGTGTTCCACTGATTACAAAAACAAATATTGTAAGTCATAACATTATTACAACTGCTGCTATATTTTTTGTTGAGAATGTAATATATAAAGTTACACAAACAAAAACATTACAAATAATACCAGAGAAGAAATTAGAAAAGAAAGTTCCAATTACTAATCCTGCTGAAATGCTTTCACCCGTTCTTAATGCAGTTCCTAACTCTCCAATTTTTTTAAGTGTAAAATCAGCTGCTAATTGAGTAAAAGCACCATGGTCTGTATATGCATTATTCCCATTAGAATCTTTTAAGTATGGTACTAAAACCCCCATAGCTAACAGAATTAAAAAGACAACTAAAGATCCTACAATATTTCCACCATAGCAAATTGCTAGGTTCTTAAAGAATTTATTAAATTTAACATCTTTAACACAGGCATTTGTAAAACCTAAACAATTAGTTGTAAATAAACTCCCACCAACAAATGTTATTAATAAAATTGCTACTGGGAACATTGCACCAATCAGTACTGTTTGCACTCCAGCATCTGCAAATTTAGATGCCCCATATAATGCAACATAATATCCTATTGCTACAAAAAAACCTGCCAACATTCCTTCTAGAAAGGTTTTTAAATATTTCTTGTTAGCTTTATAATTACTAGCTACAAAAACACCAACTACAGATCTTTCTGCAAGTGATGGGAAATTGGCTTTAATATTTGAAATTGCACCTAATTCATTTTTTGGTACATTTATATTTAAAGTTTTATCTTCCATTTATTTTCCTTTAATTTGAAACTTATATAATTTTAATATTTAAATTAAAAGAATATCAAAATAAAACAAAAAGTTTTTGTAATTTTATGAATTAAATTTTAATCAAATGATAACAACTAAAGTATCATTTTATAAATAGTAATTTTATTTAAAAACTAATTAAATATATAAAGATATGAAAATATTAATTTCACCTTCAAAAACTCAAAATAAGAATATAGATAGTTTTTCTAATAATGAAGAAAACATTTTATTTACTAACAAAACAAATGAATTAAATGATCTGTTAATAAAATCTATAAATAATGAAAAGTTTAATTCATGACTAGAATTAAAAAACAATTCCTTAATAGAAGAAACAATTAAAGATATAAAAGAATTCAAAAATAATAAAGCATATAAAGCAATTGAATTTTATGATGGATTACAATTCAAAAATATTTTGTATTCTCAATTGTCTGAAACACAAAAGACAAAACTTAATGAATCACTAATTATCATTTCTGGGTTTTATGGAATAGTTTTTCCTAACTCTTATATAAAACCATATAGATTAATGCTAGGTTCTAAAATTAATATCCCAAATTATAAAAATTTATATGACTTTTGATTTAAAGAATTTAATCAAAAATTAGAGGAACTAAATCCAGATAAATTAATAATAAATTTAGCAAGTGGTGAATATAGCAAATTGATAGATAACTCAATCTTTAATGTTATTAATGTTGATTTTAAATTGTTTAAATCAAATAAATATGTTTCATTATCTACATTTTCTAAACAATGTAGAGGTTATTTTATTAATCAATTTCTAAACATTAATTTAGATATTAATAAAATTAAAGATTTAGATATACTAGGATTTAAATTC is drawn from Malacoplasma penetrans HF-2 and contains these coding sequences:
- a CDS encoding acetolactate decarboxylase — translated: MFKSKAHAFSSINALSKGNYCSNFTAQEILKEGNFGIGAFESLNGELIIVHGKAYQIIDNTNVILCNSNVNISYAFVCNHDYKGFGYKFENLTKQSLENKLLKIFDTKNLIQAVYAKAIVKQLHSRTFIRQEKPYVEIQKIKELQSEIWIQNKEIELVGFYTPSLFSNFNIEGFHWHYISQDKDYGGHVIDMELESISLIIKPIHDLNYHSPVCLEFLELDLSENK
- a CDS encoding SDR family NAD(P)-dependent oxidoreductase, whose amino-acid sequence is MDVSCVHASSDTKLADIVRKDFDCIVNINLGGIYNCIKYEIAQMLKQSNKGVIVNCFSQSGVVGLVGVSVYTKSKHAVFRLTKCSVLKY
- a CDS encoding YaaA family protein, whose amino-acid sequence is MKILISPSKTQNKNIDSFSNNEENILFTNKTNELNDLLIKSINNEKFNSWLELKNNSLIEETIKDIKEFKNNKAYKAIEFYDGLQFKNILYSQLSETQKTKLNESLIIISGFYGIVFPNSYIKPYRLMLGSKINIPNYKNLYDFWFKEFNQKLEELNPDKLIINLASGEYSKLIDNSIFNVINVDFKLFKSNKYVSLSTFSKQCRGYFINQFLNINLDINKIKDLDILGFKFNNELSYKNNYIFTKAY
- a CDS encoding formate/nitrite transporter family protein, whose product is MEDKTLNINVPKNELGAISNIKANFPSLAERSVVGVFVASNYKANKKYLKTFLEGMLAGFFVAIGYYVALYGASKFADAGVQTVLIGAMFPVAILLITFVGGSLFTTNCLGFTNACVKDVKFNKFFKNLAICYGGNIVGSLVVFLILLAMGVLVPYLKDSNGNNAYTDHGAFTQLAADFTLKKIGELGTALRTGESISAGLVIGTFFSNFFSGIICNVFVCVTLYITFSTKNIAAVVIMLWLTIFVFVISGTPHCVANLILFFCNISQSLVVSSGMDSANILAQSGQTFLPVETPYLFLGVNIIPSILGNFIGGGILIPGIVYLIYKDKIQKISKELSSESIADSAKELVSKLHSSIAL